In a single window of the Dreissena polymorpha isolate Duluth1 chromosome 3, UMN_Dpol_1.0, whole genome shotgun sequence genome:
- the LOC127875439 gene encoding uncharacterized protein LOC127875439, whose translation MSKSSVVITSKMADKMNKGKRKPNWSETEIACLVQACTDNKLLLVSKMTIEVTNRKKEEFWADTCEKVNSVGLSSREVDEIIKKWTNLKSQAKKREKNRRREASLTGGGKTSICLTDWEQKIVAILPEETLVGIDGGLDTFQSSSCSKQQACVDEETSSISIGHELEDAPNSPCEAKSEQPCKRRKM comes from the exons ATGTCAAAGTCGTCTGTTGTCATAACAAGCAAGATGGCCGACAAAATGAACAAGGGGAAACGAAAGCCCAATTGGTCGGAGACGGAGATTGCCTGTTTAGTGCAGGCATGCACGGACAATAAGTTGTTATTGGTCAGTAAAATGACTATTGAAGTGACGAACAGGAAAAAAGAAGAGTTCTGGGCGGACACCTGTGAGAA AGTGAACAGCGTTGGCTTGAGCAGCCGCGAAGTTGACGAAATAATAAAGAAGTGGACGAACCTTAAG AGTCAAGcgaaaaaaagagaaaagaacAGGCGGCGGGAAGCGAGTCTAACAGGGGGCGGCAAAACCAGCATCTGTCTCACAGACTGGGAGCAGAag ATAGTAGCCATTCTACCAGAAGAAACACTGGTGGGAATCGACGGTGGATTAGACACGTTTCAGTCCAGTTCAT GCTCTAAACAACAAGCATGTGTTGACGAGGAAACCTCAAGCATTTCAATTGGCCACGAGTTG GAAGATGCGCCAAACAGCCCGTGTGAGGCCAAATCTGAACAGCCTTGTAAGAGAAGAAAGATGTAA